Proteins from a genomic interval of Halomonas alkaliantarctica:
- a CDS encoding type 1 glutamine amidotransferase, giving the protein MNIVAIMAGGMEGPAESGRIGEVVAECGGRLHWFYRRRGDHLPHDIEDYDALIVFGGEVSVHDPRLQDYFNELAGLIHRFAASEKPILGSCLGCQAIAYAFGANVKPQGFLEYGFTPLALTETGLNDPLLAGLPPQSILFEMHSDTFELPEGATLLMYGKSVKHQAYRLGDRIYAFQCHFEVTPEIVDIWNRRELVDNPTHDQNRIADMMAEAKNGFKQYQVAQTAFASTVVRRWLDLIDTRAV; this is encoded by the coding sequence ATGAACATTGTTGCCATCATGGCCGGCGGGATGGAGGGCCCCGCCGAGTCTGGCCGAATCGGCGAGGTGGTGGCAGAGTGCGGTGGTCGTTTGCACTGGTTCTACCGACGTCGCGGCGACCACTTACCTCATGACATTGAGGACTATGATGCCTTGATTGTCTTTGGTGGAGAAGTGAGTGTTCACGATCCACGCCTACAAGACTACTTCAATGAGCTGGCAGGGTTGATCCACCGTTTTGCCGCGTCTGAGAAGCCGATTCTGGGTTCCTGCCTTGGCTGTCAGGCGATTGCCTATGCCTTTGGCGCAAACGTAAAGCCTCAGGGGTTTCTGGAATATGGCTTCACACCACTGGCGCTGACTGAGACGGGTCTCAACGATCCGCTCCTGGCCGGTTTGCCACCCCAATCAATCCTTTTTGAGATGCACTCGGACACCTTCGAACTGCCAGAAGGCGCCACTCTTTTAATGTACGGAAAGTCGGTCAAGCACCAAGCCTATCGCTTGGGGGACAGAATCTATGCGTTCCAATGTCACTTTGAGGTGACCCCGGAGATAGTCGATATCTGGAACCGACGAGAACTGGTTGATAACCCCACTCACGACCAGAATCGAATCGCAGACATGATGGCCGAGGCGAAAAACGGCTTTAAGCAGTATCAAGTGGCGCAAACTGCGTTTGCTAGCACCGTGGTGCGCCGTTGGCTGGATCTTATTGACACCCGAGCGGTGTAA
- the ilvY gene encoding HTH-type transcriptional activator IlvY: MNIKLLKQFLALAETLHFGRASDECHVSISALSRNIRHLEDELGVPLFNRDNRTVALTQEGQKFLKYARDTSSQWNLIRHELTDNADQLSGEISLYGSVTASYSFLYELLRRFRIAYPAIEIKLRTGDPEHAIAHVLDGKEDLSIAARPANLPRGLAFKPIATSPLLFIAPLEQQVPNVPTTSPTASEEWANIPMILSESGVSRARVDEWFRQRDIAPRIYAQVTGNEAIVSMVSLGFGIGVVPKIVLDNSPLKDRIRVLDVTPELEPYDIGLFTLKKNLKNPLVDAFWSLM, translated from the coding sequence ATGAATATTAAACTGTTAAAGCAGTTCCTCGCCCTGGCAGAAACGCTGCATTTCGGGCGCGCCAGCGATGAGTGCCATGTCAGCATTTCTGCGCTGTCGCGCAACATTCGTCATTTAGAAGACGAGCTGGGTGTGCCGCTGTTTAATCGCGACAACCGAACCGTAGCGTTGACCCAGGAAGGCCAGAAGTTTCTTAAATACGCGCGCGATACCAGCAGCCAGTGGAACTTGATCCGCCATGAGTTAACCGACAACGCTGATCAATTAAGCGGTGAAATCAGCTTGTACGGTTCCGTCACCGCGAGCTACAGCTTTCTGTACGAGCTGCTGCGCCGCTTTCGTATTGCCTACCCAGCGATTGAAATAAAGCTACGTACGGGGGATCCCGAACACGCGATTGCGCATGTGCTGGACGGTAAGGAAGACCTCAGCATCGCGGCACGCCCCGCCAACTTACCTCGCGGATTAGCCTTTAAGCCCATAGCGACGTCGCCGCTGTTATTTATTGCCCCACTTGAGCAGCAAGTGCCGAATGTTCCCACGACCTCGCCTACCGCATCGGAAGAGTGGGCGAATATCCCGATGATTTTATCCGAGAGCGGTGTCTCAAGAGCGCGTGTGGACGAATGGTTTCGCCAACGCGATATCGCCCCGCGCATTTATGCACAGGTGACGGGAAATGAGGCGATTGTGAGCATGGTGAGCTTGGGCTTTGGCATCGGCGTGGTGCCAAAAATTGTGCTCGATAACAGCCCACTGAAAGATCGTATTCGGGTGCTCGACGTGACGCCAGAGTTGGAACCCTACGATATTGGCTTGTTCACCTTAAAGAAAAACTTAAAAAACCCGCTGGTCGATGCATTTTGGAGCTTGATGTAG
- a CDS encoding manganese efflux pump MntP family protein → MTPITLLFLAVSMSADAFAASISKGAELQKPRFRHALGIGLVFGLIEALTPLLGWAAGKASQQYVQAWDHWVAFTLLSIIGLHMIYAGLKKDDKIEHRKQTLWLLILTATATSIDAMAVGASLAFIDVSIIATSLAIGLATTVMASMGTLLGNKLGKFVGHWAELIGGLVLIGIGLAVLAEHTAFF, encoded by the coding sequence ATGACACCCATCACTCTGCTATTTCTGGCTGTTTCCATGTCAGCGGATGCCTTTGCTGCTTCTATAAGCAAAGGCGCCGAGCTGCAAAAACCTCGGTTCCGTCATGCTTTGGGCATTGGTTTGGTATTTGGCCTAATCGAAGCTTTAACGCCGCTACTCGGCTGGGCGGCTGGCAAGGCATCGCAACAGTATGTGCAGGCCTGGGATCACTGGGTGGCCTTTACGCTACTCTCAATTATTGGCCTGCATATGATTTATGCCGGGCTCAAAAAAGACGACAAAATAGAGCACCGCAAGCAAACCCTCTGGCTGTTAATCCTCACCGCCACCGCCACCAGCATTGATGCCATGGCCGTCGGCGCCAGCCTGGCGTTTATCGATGTCAGTATCATCGCCACCAGCTTGGCTATCGGCCTCGCGACTACGGTAATGGCCTCTATGGGTACATTACTGGGCAATAAGCTTGGCAAGTTTGTTGGCCACTGGGCAGAGCTTATTGGCGGGCTTGTGCTTATCGGAATTGGATTAGCAGTACTGGCGGAGCATACGGCTTTTTTTTGA
- the ilvC gene encoding ketol-acid reductoisomerase: MANYFNTLPLREQLAQLAQCRFMHTAEFADGVEALKGKKMVVIGCGAQGLNQGLNLRDSGLDVSYALRPEAIEQKRQSWKNASENGFVVGTYQELIPTADVVLNLTPDKQHTSVVNTVMPLMKKGACLSYSHGFNIVEEGMKIRDDLTVIMVAPKCPGSEVRAEYVRGFGVPTLIAVHEDNDPKGEGLALAKAYAVGTGGHKAGVLMSSFIAEVKSDLMGEQTILCGMLQTGSLLCFDKMVEEGIDPGYASRLIQYGWETVTEALKYGGVTNMLDRLSNPAKIKAFDLSEELKEIMRPLYNKHQDDIMSGHFSKTMMEDWANDDANLLKWRAETAETNFEKTPASDVEISEQEFFDNGILMVAMVKAGVELAFETMTAAGIIAESAYYESLHETPLIANTIARKKLYEMNATISDTAEYGCYLYNHACVPLLADFMKGIKSDVIGKGLSLDDNGVDNARLIEVNTALRSHPVEAVGSVLRGYMADMKKIV; this comes from the coding sequence ATGGCTAATTATTTCAATACCTTACCGCTTCGAGAGCAATTGGCTCAGCTTGCGCAATGCCGCTTCATGCATACCGCTGAGTTTGCTGATGGCGTCGAAGCGCTGAAAGGCAAAAAAATGGTGGTGATCGGTTGTGGCGCCCAAGGCCTTAACCAAGGTTTGAACCTACGCGATAGCGGCCTAGACGTGTCTTACGCACTGCGCCCGGAAGCCATCGAGCAAAAGCGTCAGTCTTGGAAAAACGCCTCTGAAAACGGTTTTGTGGTGGGTACTTACCAAGAGTTGATCCCCACTGCAGACGTTGTTTTGAACCTCACCCCTGATAAGCAGCACACCTCGGTGGTAAACACGGTGATGCCGCTGATGAAGAAAGGCGCCTGCCTGTCTTACTCTCACGGTTTCAACATCGTAGAAGAAGGCATGAAAATTCGTGACGACTTAACCGTCATCATGGTGGCGCCGAAGTGCCCAGGCTCTGAAGTTCGCGCTGAATACGTGCGTGGTTTCGGTGTTCCCACCTTGATCGCTGTTCACGAAGACAACGATCCCAAAGGTGAAGGCCTTGCGCTCGCCAAAGCCTATGCAGTCGGTACTGGCGGCCACAAAGCGGGCGTGCTGATGTCCTCTTTCATCGCGGAAGTTAAATCCGACCTGATGGGTGAGCAAACGATCCTTTGCGGCATGCTGCAAACGGGTTCTCTGCTGTGCTTCGACAAGATGGTCGAAGAAGGTATCGACCCGGGCTACGCCTCACGTTTGATTCAATACGGCTGGGAAACAGTCACCGAAGCGCTGAAGTATGGCGGCGTAACGAACATGCTAGACCGTCTTTCTAACCCAGCGAAGATCAAAGCATTCGATCTTTCTGAAGAGTTGAAAGAGATCATGCGTCCGCTGTACAACAAGCACCAAGACGACATCATGAGTGGCCACTTCTCTAAAACCATGATGGAAGACTGGGCGAACGATGACGCGAACCTGCTAAAATGGCGCGCCGAAACCGCTGAAACCAACTTCGAGAAAACCCCCGCTAGCGATGTAGAAATCTCTGAACAAGAGTTCTTCGACAACGGCATTTTGATGGTGGCGATGGTTAAAGCGGGCGTTGAGCTTGCTTTCGAAACCATGACAGCAGCCGGCATCATCGCTGAATCGGCTTACTACGAGTCGCTACACGAAACGCCGCTCATCGCGAACACCATCGCGCGTAAGAAGCTGTACGAAATGAACGCGACTATCTCTGATACCGCGGAATACGGTTGCTACCTTTACAACCACGCCTGCGTGCCGCTGCTGGCAGACTTTATGAAAGGCATCAAATCCGACGTCATCGGTAAAGGGCTTTCGCTAGACGACAACGGCGTTGATAACGCACGCCTGATCGAAGTTAACACTGCCCTTCGTTCACACCCCGTAGAAGCCGTTGGCTCGGTTCTTCGTGGCTACATGGCTGACATGAAAAAAATCGTTTAA
- a CDS encoding ammonium transporter, whose translation MGTETLTLESLRASLDAQQAIIEMHQSMNMEVFYWWCTALMLMIHAGFLAYEMGASRSKNALAAGVKNILALAMIIPVFYLVGWWIYLSFPGGLIPVSVSAALPWSASMGPNLDEMGTGVFWAAFALFGATSGSILSGAVIERIRVSAFLILTVLVGGIVWILGAAWGWHPGGWMLAKLGYHDVGASGVVHAVAGFFTLGVLINLGPRRGKFINGIAQTIAPHSLPMTLIGLMMIIFGFFGFLGGCIIFNTGDIGWTTIYNTPTNLSAFAFNTLMGFAGGIVGCYFATRDPFWTMSGGLVGIISVAAGLDLYDPALAFIAAAGVGVMAVKFAQLLERRGIDDAVGAVAVHGFAGVAALILVGIFASGTPNANGYPPISLSGQMIASVVMALVGFVPGYGVSLALKKLNLLRVPEKVEDLGIDEVELIAKSYPEANVPATVQSEVPNKLGNA comes from the coding sequence ATGGGCACTGAAACGCTAACACTTGAGAGCCTACGGGCTTCTCTTGACGCGCAACAAGCGATTATCGAGATGCATCAGTCGATGAATATGGAGGTGTTCTACTGGTGGTGTACGGCGCTGATGTTAATGATCCATGCAGGTTTTCTTGCCTATGAGATGGGCGCGTCGCGTAGTAAGAACGCCCTGGCAGCAGGAGTTAAAAACATTCTTGCCCTCGCGATGATTATACCCGTGTTCTATCTGGTGGGATGGTGGATCTACCTTTCCTTCCCAGGGGGCTTGATACCCGTGTCGGTGTCTGCAGCATTGCCCTGGTCGGCCAGTATGGGGCCGAACCTGGATGAAATGGGGACTGGTGTATTCTGGGCAGCGTTTGCACTTTTTGGTGCAACTTCCGGTTCCATCCTGTCCGGCGCGGTAATAGAGCGAATCCGGGTGAGTGCTTTCCTGATTCTCACCGTTTTGGTGGGTGGCATCGTATGGATATTGGGCGCAGCCTGGGGATGGCACCCGGGCGGATGGATGCTGGCCAAACTTGGCTATCACGATGTGGGGGCCTCTGGTGTCGTTCATGCGGTAGCCGGATTCTTTACGTTGGGGGTACTTATCAACCTTGGGCCGCGTCGGGGTAAGTTTATTAATGGCATCGCTCAGACGATCGCGCCCCATAGCCTGCCAATGACGCTAATCGGCTTGATGATGATCATTTTTGGTTTCTTTGGTTTCCTGGGGGGGTGCATCATTTTCAATACCGGTGACATTGGCTGGACGACCATCTACAACACACCAACCAATCTCTCGGCGTTTGCCTTCAATACCTTGATGGGCTTTGCTGGTGGCATTGTTGGTTGCTATTTTGCAACTCGAGACCCGTTTTGGACCATGTCAGGCGGGTTGGTTGGTATCATTTCTGTTGCGGCGGGCCTTGATCTTTATGATCCGGCGTTGGCTTTCATCGCGGCGGCGGGTGTCGGCGTAATGGCGGTCAAGTTTGCTCAGTTACTGGAACGTCGAGGTATCGATGATGCCGTGGGTGCGGTTGCCGTGCATGGTTTCGCAGGCGTGGCAGCGTTGATTCTGGTCGGTATATTTGCCAGTGGTACTCCGAACGCGAATGGCTATCCGCCTATTTCACTCAGCGGCCAAATGATCGCATCAGTCGTGATGGCATTGGTTGGCTTCGTTCCAGGCTACGGAGTCTCTTTAGCGCTCAAAAAGCTCAACCTGTTGCGGGTGCCTGAAAAGGTGGAAGACCTGGGTATTGATGAGGTTGAGTTGATTGCCAAGTCCTATCCAGAGGCCAACGTGCCTGCCACGGTACAGAGCGAAGTTCCCAATAAATTGGGTAATGCTTAA
- the glnT gene encoding type III glutamate--ammonia ligase, with translation MTQMPNVLPSVWVCPDENALEEAHIFLKCHTVKYILVQFVDLHGGIKSKSVPVHCLRDLSEDGAGFAGGAILGFDMQPNDPEFMVVADLATLTLLPWLPGYACVRGTGMVGGTPYPLDPRNVLAKQTMRLKERGLRFMTGLEPEFYLLKKDNEGRVVPFDSTDTLDKPTYDYQGITRNAAFLEGLYDALTVVGLDVYQIDHEDANGQFELNFKYDEALKSADSMQFFKMAAKEVANNLGAICSFLPKLSATTTGNGMHVHCSLVDDEGNYLFHDASDPSGMGLSKTAYQFIAGVIEHAPALTALLCPSVNSYKRLITGTPQSPSWAPVFIAYGDNNRSAMVRIPYGRIEVRIGDSSMNPYLATAAIIAAGLDGIDRELQAPSAHSVNFYDLSPRQVDELDVARLPENLNEALKALEADSILTDALGERLVASFLGMKRQEWNAYHCAVSEWEINRYLTFY, from the coding sequence ATGACTCAGATGCCTAACGTTTTGCCCTCCGTATGGGTATGCCCTGACGAGAACGCGCTGGAGGAAGCCCATATCTTCCTGAAGTGTCATACCGTCAAATATATCCTTGTCCAGTTTGTTGACTTGCACGGCGGTATCAAAAGCAAGTCGGTTCCGGTTCATTGTCTCCGCGATCTGTCAGAGGACGGTGCCGGTTTTGCCGGTGGCGCGATTCTGGGCTTCGATATGCAACCTAATGATCCAGAGTTCATGGTAGTGGCTGATCTCGCTACCCTGACGTTGCTGCCCTGGCTGCCTGGTTATGCCTGTGTGCGAGGCACCGGTATGGTCGGGGGAACGCCCTATCCGCTTGACCCGCGCAATGTGCTGGCGAAACAAACCATGCGCCTAAAGGAGCGGGGACTACGCTTCATGACTGGACTGGAGCCAGAGTTCTACCTCCTCAAGAAGGACAATGAGGGCAGGGTTGTACCTTTTGATTCTACCGACACCCTCGACAAGCCCACCTACGATTACCAGGGGATTACCCGTAACGCCGCTTTTCTTGAGGGCTTATACGACGCTCTGACAGTGGTCGGATTAGACGTCTACCAGATCGATCATGAAGATGCCAACGGGCAGTTCGAACTTAACTTTAAGTACGACGAGGCGCTGAAGTCCGCTGATAGCATGCAGTTTTTCAAGATGGCCGCCAAAGAGGTAGCTAATAACCTTGGCGCTATTTGCAGCTTCCTGCCCAAGCTGTCAGCGACGACCACAGGCAATGGTATGCATGTGCACTGCTCGCTGGTGGATGACGAAGGCAATTATCTATTCCACGATGCCAGTGATCCGAGCGGAATGGGGCTGTCGAAAACCGCTTATCAGTTTATCGCCGGTGTCATCGAGCATGCTCCGGCACTGACAGCGCTTCTCTGCCCGTCGGTGAACTCCTACAAACGGCTGATCACCGGGACGCCACAAAGCCCGAGTTGGGCACCGGTCTTTATCGCCTATGGCGACAACAACCGTTCCGCCATGGTGCGGATTCCTTACGGGCGCATTGAGGTGCGTATCGGTGACAGCAGCATGAACCCCTATCTGGCGACTGCTGCCATTATCGCGGCGGGCCTTGACGGCATCGACCGCGAGTTGCAGGCGCCCAGCGCCCATTCGGTCAATTTCTACGACCTGAGCCCCAGGCAGGTTGATGAGCTGGATGTTGCTCGCCTACCTGAAAACCTGAATGAAGCCCTGAAGGCGCTGGAAGCGGACAGCATACTCACTGACGCCCTTGGCGAACGCCTGGTCGCTAGCTTCCTTGGCATGAAACGCCAAGAGTGGAATGCGTATCACTGTGCCGTTTCCGAATGGGAAATCAACCGTTATCTCACCTTTTACTGA
- a CDS encoding AraC family transcriptional regulator: protein MTVIAPEQITHFSGGLPQQLSQVVRRWSPLEALQDTAIAEVQLVRVDAPTSFHCAVYEPCLCFVIQGSKTVLLGDKEIVYTGPSYMASAVHLPVVGRVDHATPEKPYLAVKISVNPQEVAGLILELGDRAPAAGSDAICPEMDCGLKSAPMDERMQGALYRLLSLLDSPEDIKVLSPLARRELIYRALMGAMGPHMRRFAASDSQAHRIAQVIYTLKEHYAQPLKIRDLADAANMSESTLYHSFRQVTRMSPLQYQKKLRLHEARRLMLAEGLEAATASYRVGYESPSHFSREYSRMFGAPPRADVSQLRRQQAVPQPA, encoded by the coding sequence GTGACCGTTATCGCACCTGAGCAGATCACCCATTTCAGCGGCGGCCTGCCGCAGCAATTGAGCCAAGTCGTCCGCCGCTGGTCGCCCCTGGAAGCACTTCAGGACACGGCGATTGCAGAGGTTCAACTGGTGCGCGTTGACGCCCCCACCAGTTTTCACTGCGCCGTCTATGAACCATGCCTGTGCTTTGTCATTCAGGGCAGCAAGACCGTGCTACTGGGTGACAAGGAGATCGTCTACACCGGCCCCAGCTACATGGCGAGCGCCGTTCACTTACCGGTGGTCGGCAGGGTTGACCACGCCACGCCGGAAAAACCCTACTTGGCAGTAAAAATTTCGGTAAACCCTCAGGAAGTAGCCGGACTGATATTGGAACTGGGCGATAGAGCCCCCGCAGCAGGAAGTGATGCTATCTGCCCGGAGATGGATTGCGGCTTGAAATCGGCCCCCATGGATGAACGGATGCAGGGCGCGCTCTATCGGCTGCTGAGCCTGCTCGACTCCCCGGAAGATATTAAGGTGCTTTCGCCCTTGGCTCGGCGGGAGCTGATCTACCGGGCATTAATGGGCGCAATGGGCCCACATATGCGCCGGTTTGCCGCCTCGGACTCCCAAGCTCATCGTATTGCGCAGGTTATCTACACCCTTAAAGAGCACTATGCCCAGCCGCTTAAGATCCGTGATCTGGCAGATGCAGCCAATATGAGCGAGTCGACGCTTTATCACAGCTTCCGCCAAGTCACTCGCATGTCGCCTCTGCAGTATCAAAAAAAGCTTCGCCTACATGAGGCCCGGCGGCTGATGCTGGCAGAAGGACTGGAGGCGGCCACCGCCAGCTATCGTGTGGGTTACGAAAGCCCTTCACACTTCAGCCGCGAATATAGCCGCATGTTCGGCGCGCCACCTCGCGCTGACGTCAGCCAATTGAGGAGGCAACAAGCGGTACCTCAGCCCGCCTAG
- a CDS encoding phytanoyl-CoA dioxygenase family protein codes for MLELTQEQIAQFRQDGFLIVDKIIEPEAAADILENFASVFDGTYQTGIKPDEVNLPVGDPPYTKQICNAWKSDLSVARHILSENLGRACAQLGGWEGSRLMIDNLLWKPVKGRSIGFHQDSMYSLWINKPALVSCWVALDKTTSDGGTLVYIKGSHKWGEAKPIMQFHGPEDDLKEVREWAESHGLELELVPVVVPPGGGAFHDGWLWHGSRINQAAVPRRALAAHFFQDDIEFNPELMTVGNGPIYGKYKKFGSNEVDESYFPITYRKDGYRTPGLDDYLAKGIM; via the coding sequence ATGCTCGAACTCACTCAAGAACAGATTGCACAATTTCGCCAAGACGGCTTTTTAATCGTCGATAAAATTATTGAGCCTGAAGCTGCCGCTGACATTCTAGAAAACTTTGCCAGCGTTTTTGACGGCACCTATCAAACCGGCATAAAGCCGGATGAAGTAAACCTGCCGGTCGGCGACCCGCCTTATACCAAACAGATTTGTAATGCCTGGAAATCGGATCTCAGCGTTGCGCGGCACATCCTGTCGGAGAACCTGGGGCGAGCCTGCGCGCAATTGGGTGGCTGGGAGGGAAGTCGCCTGATGATCGATAACCTGCTCTGGAAACCCGTTAAAGGTCGCTCTATCGGCTTCCACCAAGACAGTATGTACTCACTCTGGATCAACAAGCCCGCATTGGTTAGTTGCTGGGTGGCGCTGGATAAAACGACCTCTGATGGCGGCACCCTGGTGTATATCAAGGGGTCGCACAAGTGGGGTGAAGCCAAGCCAATCATGCAGTTCCACGGCCCCGAAGATGATCTTAAAGAGGTCCGCGAATGGGCCGAGTCTCATGGGCTTGAACTGGAGCTGGTGCCGGTTGTGGTACCGCCAGGTGGTGGTGCCTTCCATGATGGTTGGTTATGGCATGGCTCACGCATTAACCAAGCAGCGGTGCCTCGCAGGGCGCTGGCAGCGCACTTCTTCCAGGATGATATCGAGTTCAATCCCGAACTGATGACTGTCGGTAATGGGCCGATCTACGGCAAGTACAAGAAATTCGGATCTAATGAGGTCGATGAAAGCTATTTTCCGATTACCTACCGTAAAGATGGTTACCGAACGCCAGGGCTGGACGATTATCTAGCCAAAGGAATTATGTAA
- the modF gene encoding molybdate ABC transporter ATP-binding protein ModF → MDSLTRLDDIHQNHIRLSKATVSFDDRFTLSEIDWTITPEQHWVITGPNGAGKSALAAALAGIGDLQSGSIQGTPNNVEIVSFEVQAELIAQELKKDDADIMDVISLGTPVSEMIFDHCQDTELAQSLVEKFGLSKLLDRAFRKLSTGETRKVMLIRALANKPDLLILDEPFDGLDVDTLAMLQAHLASLIDTVPMVMVLNRFDEMPDFITHVAYLDKEHGDKERGEKKRGDKQSGDKGRLTLTVDRQDDTAFNELYQLMHLKTTELSVPEADPTNRLPPLDPSQPLVKLTQASIQYGDTVIVDKLDWTIEQGQHWQLSGPNGSGKTCVLSLITGDHPQCYTNDIFVFGFQRGNGESIWQIKQFIGYVSTNLQWEYRVSTSCKNVIISGFYDSIGMYTKPTDSQKKIADQWLELLGMQERANQPFNKLSYGDQRLLLIARAMVKHPPLLILDEPCLGLDDINRQLVLALIEKICQGSETTVLYVNHHAEDQISGIEHYLGLEKNH, encoded by the coding sequence ATGGATTCGTTAACCCGCCTAGACGATATTCACCAAAACCATATCCGCCTATCAAAAGCGACGGTTAGCTTTGATGACCGCTTCACGCTAAGCGAGATTGATTGGACCATTACGCCAGAACAACATTGGGTGATCACCGGCCCCAATGGCGCAGGTAAATCCGCCCTAGCGGCTGCGCTTGCGGGTATTGGTGACCTTCAGAGCGGGAGCATTCAAGGCACTCCCAACAACGTGGAAATTGTCTCTTTCGAAGTCCAGGCGGAGCTCATCGCCCAAGAGCTAAAGAAAGACGACGCCGACATTATGGACGTCATTTCGCTCGGCACCCCCGTCAGTGAAATGATTTTCGATCATTGCCAAGACACTGAACTTGCGCAATCCTTGGTCGAAAAGTTTGGCCTAAGCAAACTCCTCGATCGCGCGTTTCGCAAACTCTCCACCGGCGAAACCCGTAAAGTCATGCTGATTCGCGCACTGGCCAACAAGCCTGATTTACTAATTTTAGACGAGCCGTTCGATGGCCTGGATGTCGACACCCTCGCCATGCTGCAAGCACATCTAGCCTCACTCATCGACACCGTTCCCATGGTCATGGTGCTGAACCGCTTTGATGAAATGCCGGACTTCATCACCCATGTGGCCTACTTAGATAAAGAGCATGGGGATAAAGAGCGTGGGGAGAAAAAGAGAGGTGATAAACAGAGTGGCGATAAGGGGCGCTTAACGCTCACGGTAGACCGTCAGGACGACACCGCCTTCAATGAGCTCTACCAATTAATGCATTTGAAAACCACCGAGCTAAGCGTGCCGGAGGCCGACCCCACCAACAGGCTCCCTCCTCTCGACCCGAGCCAGCCATTAGTAAAACTAACCCAAGCGTCCATCCAATACGGCGACACAGTGATTGTCGATAAGCTCGATTGGACGATAGAACAAGGCCAGCATTGGCAACTGAGTGGGCCTAACGGTAGCGGAAAGACGTGCGTTTTATCGTTGATCACCGGCGATCATCCGCAGTGCTATACCAACGATATTTTCGTGTTTGGCTTCCAGCGCGGTAACGGCGAAAGCATCTGGCAGATTAAACAGTTTATCGGCTATGTCTCCACTAACCTGCAGTGGGAATACCGGGTGAGCACCAGCTGCAAAAACGTAATTATTTCCGGCTTCTACGACAGCATCGGTATGTACACCAAGCCCACCGACAGCCAGAAAAAAATTGCCGACCAATGGCTCGAACTACTGGGTATGCAAGAGCGCGCCAACCAGCCGTTTAACAAGCTCTCCTACGGCGACCAGCGCCTGCTGCTCATCGCCCGCGCCATGGTCAAACATCCGCCGTTGTTGATTTTAGACGAACCCTGCCTTGGCCTGGACGACATCAACCGCCAACTCGTCCTCGCCCTGATCGAAAAAATCTGCCAAGGCTCAGAAACCACCGTGCTCTACGTCAACCACCACGCGGAAGACCAGATTTCAGGTATCGAGCATTATTTAGGGCTGGAAAAGAATCACTAA
- the qhpR gene encoding AraC-like transcriptional regulator QhpR: protein MGLEEFIDEQGGRSAQVLSRAGLTSGLYQSPNRHISLKHYINSMHEAALSTGNEHFGLWFGEQFEPEGLGLFGFHAMTSPDLRSAIEGMQEYFPVFQRNSLLQMEVKEGICQLEYRLLDGEIMDRRQDAELTLGMLNNVLKRAMGGHGSPLEIHFQHPALVDAQQHRQAFHCDIRFHQERNVILFRESCLDLPMPDAHQMLNNVTLGSIRELAGLVEQTLTTVQRAKSEIIALLPDGEASLDHVARRLNLSSRTLQRQLAAEKHSFKRLVDEVREEQAVCYLNYERLSVSEIAYRLGYSDVSAFTHAFMRWKDVSPSDWRMQ, encoded by the coding sequence ATGGGGTTAGAAGAGTTCATCGATGAGCAGGGTGGGCGCAGTGCACAGGTGTTATCAAGAGCCGGCTTAACATCGGGGCTCTACCAAAGCCCGAATCGTCATATTTCCCTCAAACACTATATAAATTCCATGCACGAGGCTGCGCTGTCGACTGGCAACGAGCACTTTGGACTATGGTTCGGCGAGCAGTTCGAGCCGGAAGGGTTGGGGTTGTTCGGATTCCATGCGATGACATCGCCGGATCTTCGTTCGGCTATTGAGGGCATGCAGGAATATTTTCCTGTATTCCAGCGCAATAGCCTGCTTCAGATGGAGGTGAAAGAGGGCATCTGTCAGTTGGAATATCGGTTACTTGACGGTGAGATCATGGATCGTCGACAGGATGCCGAACTGACACTGGGGATGCTAAACAATGTACTGAAGCGGGCCATGGGGGGGCATGGATCCCCTCTTGAAATTCATTTCCAACACCCCGCCCTGGTGGACGCCCAGCAGCATCGTCAAGCATTCCACTGTGATATTCGCTTTCATCAGGAACGCAACGTGATCCTGTTCCGAGAGTCGTGTCTTGACCTGCCCATGCCGGATGCCCACCAGATGTTGAATAATGTGACCCTCGGCTCCATCCGTGAACTTGCCGGATTGGTTGAGCAGACATTGACGACCGTGCAGCGAGCCAAGAGCGAAATTATTGCACTCCTACCTGACGGTGAGGCCAGTTTGGATCACGTCGCCCGGCGGCTAAACCTCTCCTCTCGCACGTTGCAGCGGCAGTTGGCGGCCGAGAAGCATTCATTCAAGCGTCTGGTCGACGAGGTGCGCGAAGAGCAGGCCGTCTGCTACTTGAATTATGAGCGCCTTAGTGTGTCCGAAATCGCCTACCGCTTGGGTTACTCTGACGTCAGCGCGTTCACCCATGCCTTCATGCGCTGGAAAGATGTGAGTCCGAGTGATTGGCGTATGCAGTAG